Proteins encoded by one window of Sphaerodactylus townsendi isolate TG3544 linkage group LG04, MPM_Stown_v2.3, whole genome shotgun sequence:
- the LOC125432037 gene encoding vitelline membrane outer layer protein 1-like, with product MGLSSNIVLAILLFPNCCWCTECKSESDIYVPNGGPWGYWGNIEYCPAGYAIGFSLKIEPYQGGQTEGDDTSLNGIRLICSEGTFITSNVSKWGTWSGRYYCPRGGKMVAFSLRVELPQWFGDDTAANNIQFRCEDGDILIGNSHEWGTFGPWSGPCPKGICGIQTKVEAEQGPDDDTALNDVLFCCC from the exons ATGGGCCTTTCCTCAAACATTGTGCTTGCCATTCTCTTGTTCCCCAACTGCTGCTGGTGTACAGAATGCAAGTCGGAGTCGGATATCTATGTGCCCAATGGTGGACCATGGGGCTACTGGGGAAATATAGAATATTGTCCAGCTGGTTATGCTATTGGCTTCTCACTGAAG ATAGAGCCGTATCAAGGAGGTCAAACTGAAGGTGATGACACATCTCTGAATGGCATCCGTCTGATATGCTCTGAGGGTACATTTATTACATCTAATGTTTCAAA GTGGGGTACTTGGTCTGGGCGCTACTATTGTCCAAGAGGTGGTAAAATGGTGGCTTTTTCTCTGAGAGTGGAATTACCCCAGTGGTTTGGGGATGATACGGCAGCCAACAACATTCAGTTCCGCTGTGAGGATGGAGACATATTGATCGGCAACTCCCATGAATGGGGTACTTTTGGCCCATGGAGTGGACCCTGCCCGAAAGGGATATGTGGCATACAGACAAAGGTGGAGGCGGAACAAGGGCCGGATGACGACACAGCACTTAACGATGTACTATTTTGCTGCTGTTAA